A window from Triticum aestivum cultivar Chinese Spring chromosome 6D, IWGSC CS RefSeq v2.1, whole genome shotgun sequence encodes these proteins:
- the LOC123140870 gene encoding heavy metal-associated isoprenylated plant protein 27, giving the protein MGILDAMSDMCACPTVRTRRHIKKRPQLETVEMKVRIDCEGCERRIRKAVDGIRGVTGVEVLPKQNKVAVTGYIDDPAKLMRRVARKTGKKVEPWPYVPYDVVPHPYAPGAYDKKAPPGYVRNVVADPDAAPLARASSTEVKYTSAFSDENPNAACAVM; this is encoded by the coding sequence ATCCTGGACGCGATGTCGGACATGTGCGCGTGCCCGACGGTGCGCACGCGGCGGCACATCAAGAAGCGGCCGCAGCTGGAGACGGTGGAGATGAAGGTCCGGATCGACTGCGAGGGCTGCGAGCGCCGCATCCGCAAGGCCGTGGACGGCATCCGCGGGGTCACCGGCGTCGAGGTGCTCCCGAAGCAGAACAAGGTGGCCGTCACCGGGTACATCGACGACCCGGCCAAGCTGATGCGGCGGGTGGCGCGCAAGACCGGCAAGAAGGTGGAGCCGTGGCCGTACGTGCCCTACGACGTGGTGCCGCACCCCTACGCCCCCGGCGCCTACGACAAGAAGGCGCCTCCCGGCTACGTCCGGAACGTCGTCGCCGACCCCGACGCCGCGCCGCTCGCCAGGGCCTCCTCCACCGAGGTCAAGTACACCTCCGCCTTCTCAGACGAGAACCCCAACGCTGCATGCGCCGTCATGTAG